A genomic segment from Streptomyces sp. NBC_00459 encodes:
- a CDS encoding sarcosine oxidase subunit beta family protein translates to MSPRTPGAELPEHPDWLWRTPEPKRSYDVVIVGGGGHGLATAHYLAKNHGITNVAVLEKGWLAGGNMARNTTIIRSNYLWDESAGIYEHALKLWEGLEEELDYPILFSQRGVLNLAHSLQDVRDSVRRVEANRLNGVDAEWLDADQVKEVCPIVNISPDVRYPVLGGTYQPRAGIAKHDHVAWGLARSADAAGIDIIQNCEVTGLDVVAGRVVGVQTTLGPIAAGKVALCSAGHTSVLAAMAGIELPLQSHPLQALVSELLEPVHPTVVMSNAVHVYVSQAHKGELVMGAGIDSYNSYTQRGAFHIIEEQMSAALELFPVFARAHVLRTWGGIVDVSPDASPMVGLTPVDNLYLNCGWGTGGFKATPGVGWVYAHTIAHDTPHALNAPFSLDRFTTGALVDEHGAAAVAH, encoded by the coding sequence ATGAGCCCCCGTACTCCCGGCGCCGAACTGCCGGAGCACCCCGACTGGCTGTGGCGCACGCCCGAGCCGAAGCGCAGCTATGACGTAGTCATCGTGGGCGGCGGTGGACACGGCCTCGCCACCGCCCACTACCTGGCGAAGAACCACGGCATCACCAACGTCGCCGTGCTGGAGAAGGGGTGGCTGGCGGGCGGCAACATGGCCCGCAACACCACGATCATCCGCTCCAACTACCTGTGGGACGAGAGCGCGGGCATCTACGAGCACGCGCTGAAGCTGTGGGAGGGCCTGGAGGAGGAGCTGGACTACCCCATCCTCTTCTCCCAGCGCGGAGTGCTGAACCTGGCCCACAGCCTCCAGGACGTTCGCGACAGCGTGCGCCGGGTGGAGGCGAACCGCCTGAACGGTGTGGACGCGGAGTGGCTCGACGCGGACCAGGTCAAAGAGGTCTGCCCGATCGTCAACATCTCGCCGGACGTGCGCTATCCGGTGCTGGGCGGCACCTACCAGCCGCGCGCGGGCATCGCGAAGCACGACCACGTGGCGTGGGGCCTGGCCCGCTCGGCGGACGCGGCAGGCATCGACATCATCCAGAACTGCGAGGTGACGGGCCTCGACGTGGTCGCCGGCCGGGTGGTCGGAGTGCAGACGACCCTGGGCCCGATCGCGGCGGGCAAGGTCGCGCTGTGCTCGGCGGGCCACACCTCGGTCCTGGCGGCGATGGCGGGCATCGAACTCCCGCTCCAGAGCCACCCGTTGCAGGCACTCGTCAGCGAACTGCTGGAGCCCGTGCATCCGACGGTGGTCATGTCCAACGCCGTGCACGTGTACGTCAGCCAGGCGCACAAGGGCGAGTTGGTGATGGGCGCGGGCATCGACTCGTACAACTCGTACACGCAGCGCGGCGCGTTCCACATCATCGAGGAACAGATGTCGGCGGCCCTGGAACTCTTCCCGGTGTTCGCGCGGGCCCATGTGCTGCGTACCTGGGGAGGCATCGTGGACGTGAGCCCGGACGCGTCGCCGATGGTCGGCCTGACGCCGGTGGACAACCTCTACCTCAACTGCGGCTGGGGGACCGGCGGCTTCAAGGCCACCCCGGGCGTCGGCTGGGTCTACGCCCACACGATCGCCCACGACACCCCCCACGCCCTCAACGCCCCCTTCTCGCTCGACCGTTTCACCACCGGCGCGCTCGTCGACGAGCACGGCGCGGCCGCGGTGGCCCACTAG
- a CDS encoding GcvT family protein: protein MAGPRVVIIGAGVVGAALADEISARGWTEVTVVDQGPLPATGGSSSHAPGLVFQTNSSKTMTELARYTVEKFCSLDVDGKPCFLQVGGLEVATTPERLTELHRRHGWITAWGIESRLLTPDECVEQHPLLNPDRVLGGLLVPTDGLAKAVLAVEAQIRRATERGVTFLPRHEVLDVQQTDGRVTGVLTSEGEIPADIVVCCAGIWGPKIARMAGLNLPLTPLAHQLAWTGPVPALAGQTEEAVRPILRHQDADLYYRDRFDAIGIGYYGHRPMPVPADDILSFDEADTAGGMPSVLKFTEDDFADAWTETQSLLPSTKDAKVEEGINGLFSFTTDNFPLLGESQDVKGFWVAEAVWVTHSAGVGRAMAEWLVDGFCSSFDLHECDLNRFEPHQLSPEYVLARDCQNFVEVYDILHPLQPSGDPRPIRTSPFHTRQKELGAFFLEANGWERPHWYEANAPLVEGRSVPTPNDWAAQYWSPIVGAEAQATRETVAMYDMTALKRLEVTGPGAAEFLEGLTTSKVAKSVGSVTYTLLLDHDGGIRSDVTVARLGRDLFQVGANGNLDLDWFSRHLPADGTVQVRDITPGTCCIGLWGPLARKVLQPLTDEDFSNDGLKYFRAKRAYIGSVPVTAMRLSYVGELGWELYTTADQGQKLWDTLWQAAQPLGGIAAGRGAFNSLRLEKGYRSFGTDMTYEHDPYEAGVGFAVKLDKGDFVGKAALERRRTDVRRKLTCLTIEDPRSVVMGKEPVYEGDRAVGYVTSAAYGYTIGKGIAYAWLPAELAVPGTTLSIGYFDRRVEAVVAEEPLFDPTMSRLRG, encoded by the coding sequence ATGGCGGGACCCCGAGTGGTCATCATCGGAGCGGGCGTCGTCGGTGCGGCACTCGCGGACGAGATCTCCGCACGAGGCTGGACCGAAGTGACCGTGGTCGACCAGGGCCCGCTGCCCGCCACCGGGGGCTCGTCGTCGCACGCCCCGGGGCTGGTCTTCCAGACGAACTCGTCCAAGACGATGACCGAGCTGGCCCGCTACACCGTCGAGAAGTTCTGCTCCCTGGACGTCGACGGCAAGCCCTGCTTCCTCCAGGTCGGCGGCCTCGAAGTGGCCACCACCCCCGAGCGCCTCACCGAACTGCACCGCCGCCACGGCTGGATCACCGCCTGGGGCATCGAGTCCCGCCTCCTGACCCCTGACGAGTGCGTCGAGCAGCACCCGCTGCTGAACCCCGACAGGGTCCTGGGCGGCCTCCTGGTCCCCACGGACGGCCTGGCGAAAGCGGTCCTCGCCGTCGAAGCCCAGATCCGCCGGGCCACCGAGCGGGGCGTGACCTTCCTGCCCCGCCACGAGGTACTGGACGTCCAGCAGACCGACGGCCGGGTCACCGGCGTCCTCACCTCCGAGGGCGAGATCCCGGCCGACATCGTCGTGTGCTGCGCCGGCATCTGGGGCCCGAAGATCGCCCGCATGGCCGGCCTGAACCTCCCCCTCACCCCCCTGGCCCACCAGCTGGCCTGGACCGGCCCGGTCCCGGCCCTCGCGGGCCAGACGGAGGAGGCGGTACGGCCGATCCTGCGCCACCAGGACGCCGACCTCTACTACCGCGACCGCTTCGACGCCATCGGCATCGGCTACTACGGCCACCGCCCGATGCCGGTCCCGGCCGACGACATCCTCTCCTTCGACGAGGCGGACACGGCCGGGGGAATGCCCTCGGTCCTGAAGTTCACCGAGGACGACTTCGCCGACGCCTGGACGGAAACCCAGTCGCTCCTCCCCTCCACGAAGGACGCGAAGGTCGAGGAGGGCATCAACGGCCTGTTCTCCTTCACCACCGACAACTTCCCGCTGCTGGGCGAGTCCCAGGACGTCAAGGGCTTCTGGGTCGCCGAGGCGGTGTGGGTCACCCACTCGGCGGGCGTGGGCAGGGCGATGGCCGAGTGGCTGGTCGACGGCTTCTGCTCCTCCTTCGACCTGCACGAGTGCGACCTCAACCGCTTCGAGCCGCACCAGCTGTCCCCGGAGTACGTCCTGGCCCGCGACTGCCAGAACTTCGTGGAGGTCTACGACATCCTCCACCCCCTCCAGCCGTCCGGGGACCCGCGCCCGATCCGCACCAGCCCCTTCCACACCCGCCAGAAGGAGCTGGGCGCCTTCTTCCTGGAGGCGAACGGCTGGGAGCGCCCGCACTGGTACGAGGCCAACGCCCCCCTGGTGGAAGGCCGTTCCGTCCCCACCCCGAACGACTGGGCGGCGCAGTACTGGTCGCCGATCGTCGGCGCCGAGGCCCAGGCCACCCGCGAGACGGTCGCGATGTACGACATGACGGCCCTGAAGCGCCTGGAGGTGACGGGCCCGGGTGCCGCCGAATTCCTGGAGGGCCTGACGACCAGCAAGGTCGCCAAGTCGGTCGGCTCGGTGACCTACACCCTCCTCCTCGACCACGACGGCGGCATCCGCAGCGACGTCACCGTGGCCCGCCTCGGCCGCGACCTCTTCCAGGTCGGCGCCAACGGCAACCTGGACCTCGACTGGTTCAGCCGCCACCTCCCGGCCGACGGCACGGTCCAGGTCCGCGACATCACCCCGGGCACCTGCTGCATCGGCCTGTGGGGTCCGCTGGCCCGCAAGGTCCTCCAGCCCCTGACGGACGAGGACTTCTCCAACGACGGCCTGAAGTACTTCCGCGCCAAGCGCGCCTACATCGGCAGCGTCCCGGTGACGGCGATGCGCCTGTCGTACGTCGGCGAACTCGGCTGGGAGCTGTACACCACCGCCGACCAGGGCCAGAAACTCTGGGACACCCTGTGGCAGGCGGCGCAGCCCCTGGGCGGCATCGCCGCGGGCCGCGGCGCCTTCAACAGCCTCCGCCTGGAGAAGGGTTACCGCTCCTTCGGCACCGACATGACGTACGAGCACGACCCCTACGAGGCCGGCGTCGGCTTCGCCGTGAAGCTCGACAAGGGCGACTTCGTCGGCAAGGCGGCACTGGAACGCCGTAGGACGGACGTACGCCGGAAGCTGACCTGCCTGACGATCGAGGACCCGCGGTCGGTCGTCATGGGCAAGGAGCCGGTGTACGAGGGCGACCGTGCTGTCGGCTACGTCACCAGCGCCGCCTACGGCTACACGATCGGCAAGGGCATCGCCTACGCCTGGCTCCCGGCCGAACTGGCCGTCCCCGGAACGACGTTGAGCATCGGCTACTTCGACCGGCGGGTAGAGGCCGTGGTCGCAGAGGAGCCCTTGTTCGACCCGACGATGTCCCGCCTCCGTGGGTAG
- a CDS encoding ABC transporter substrate-binding protein, which produces MARQATQWRAGAAGMAVLALTLTACGGAKVGDDSSGSDNSSGTSGSSTKCGTFNLAVNPWVGYEANAAVVAYVAENDLGCKVTKKDLKEEIAWQGFGTGEVDAVIENWGHDDLKKKYITDQKTAVEVGPTGNEGLIGWYVPPWLAKAHPDITDWNNLDKYAAKFKTSESGGKGQLLDGDPSFVTNDEALVKNLKLDFKVVYAGSETALIQAFRKAEKDKEWVIGYFYEPQWFMSEVPLVKVKLPEYKTGCDADAEKIACDYPVYKLDKIVSAKFAKSGSPAYNLVKNFTWTNDDQNLVAKYIAEDKMTPEAAAKKWVDANKAKVDAWIK; this is translated from the coding sequence ATGGCAAGGCAAGCAACACAGTGGAGAGCCGGCGCGGCCGGCATGGCCGTCCTCGCCCTCACCCTCACCGCCTGCGGCGGCGCGAAGGTCGGCGACGACTCCTCGGGCTCCGACAACTCCTCCGGGACCTCCGGTTCCTCGACGAAGTGCGGCACCTTCAACCTCGCGGTCAACCCGTGGGTCGGCTACGAGGCGAACGCGGCGGTCGTCGCGTACGTCGCGGAGAACGACCTCGGCTGCAAGGTCACCAAGAAGGACCTCAAGGAGGAGATCGCCTGGCAGGGCTTCGGGACGGGCGAGGTGGACGCCGTCATCGAGAACTGGGGCCACGACGACCTGAAGAAGAAGTACATCACCGACCAGAAGACCGCTGTCGAGGTCGGCCCGACCGGCAACGAAGGCCTGATCGGCTGGTACGTGCCGCCGTGGCTGGCCAAGGCCCACCCGGACATCACCGACTGGAACAACCTCGACAAGTACGCGGCGAAGTTCAAGACCTCCGAGTCGGGCGGCAAGGGCCAGCTCCTCGACGGCGACCCCTCGTTCGTCACCAACGACGAGGCGCTGGTCAAGAACCTGAAGCTGGACTTCAAGGTGGTGTACGCGGGCAGCGAGACCGCGCTCATCCAGGCCTTCCGCAAGGCGGAGAAGGACAAGGAATGGGTGATCGGCTACTTCTACGAGCCCCAGTGGTTCATGTCCGAGGTGCCGCTCGTCAAGGTCAAGCTGCCCGAGTACAAGACGGGTTGTGACGCCGACGCGGAGAAGATCGCCTGCGACTACCCCGTGTACAAGCTGGACAAGATCGTCAGCGCGAAGTTCGCCAAGTCGGGCAGCCCCGCCTACAACCTGGTCAAGAACTTCACCTGGACGAACGACGACCAGAACCTTGTGGCCAAGTACATAGCCGAGGACAAGATGACGCCGGAGGCGGCGGCGAAGAAGTGGGTCGACGCCAACAAGGCGAAGGTCGACGCGTGGATCAAGTAG
- a CDS encoding ABC transporter permease: MDTLALTLTAVLVALLFAIPLGVWVGLSDRVNKVMSPVLDFMQTMPTFVYLAPLTLFFLIGGASATIATVVYAAPPAIRITAHAIRSVPETTVEAADSLGATRWQSLLKVLLPMSKRTVVMGVNQTIMAALAMVTIAALIDAPGLGKTVIQALQSLDVGTAFNAGLAIVVMAIVLDRVTTAASGREEAARRSGGRLLAWRRQLVAAGAVVAAVLVYLSHTYVWAAEFPGEGSVGSSVASGADTASTWVQDNLSGLTNAIRDALTNGLLNPFQTLLTDSPWWLVGAVLVGVGAVLGGWRSGVTTAVCVGLLVATGVWSDSMTTLASTLVATVMTMLLAVVVGVWMGRSTLADRLIRPTLDAAQVMPPFVYLVPFLALFGATRFTAIVAAIVYAAPVAMKIIADGIRNVPATTVEAATSAGCNTWQIITKVQLPMARGALSLATNQGLIYVLSMVVVGGLVGAGALGYDVVAGFSQGQLYGKGLAAGLAIVLLGVMFDRITQAAARRTSA; this comes from the coding sequence ATGGACACGCTCGCCCTGACGCTGACGGCGGTGCTCGTGGCGCTGCTGTTCGCGATCCCGCTGGGTGTGTGGGTGGGGCTGTCCGACCGGGTCAACAAGGTCATGTCGCCCGTCCTGGACTTCATGCAGACGATGCCCACCTTCGTCTACCTCGCCCCGCTGACCCTGTTCTTCCTCATCGGCGGCGCCTCCGCGACCATCGCCACCGTCGTCTACGCGGCCCCGCCGGCGATCCGCATCACCGCGCACGCCATCCGGTCCGTGCCGGAGACCACCGTCGAGGCGGCCGACTCGCTGGGCGCGACCCGCTGGCAGTCGCTGCTGAAGGTCCTGCTGCCGATGTCGAAGCGGACCGTGGTCATGGGCGTCAACCAGACGATCATGGCCGCCCTCGCCATGGTGACCATCGCCGCCCTGATCGACGCGCCCGGCCTCGGCAAGACCGTCATCCAGGCCCTGCAGTCGCTCGACGTGGGTACGGCCTTCAACGCGGGCCTCGCGATCGTCGTCATGGCGATCGTCCTCGACCGCGTCACGACCGCCGCGAGCGGGCGTGAGGAGGCGGCCCGGCGTTCTGGCGGCCGACTCCTCGCCTGGCGGCGGCAGTTGGTGGCGGCGGGAGCGGTGGTCGCCGCCGTCCTCGTCTATCTGTCGCACACCTACGTGTGGGCGGCGGAGTTCCCCGGCGAGGGCAGTGTCGGCAGCTCCGTCGCGAGCGGCGCCGACACCGCGAGCACCTGGGTGCAGGACAACCTGTCGGGTCTGACGAACGCGATCCGCGACGCCCTCACCAACGGCCTGCTGAACCCCTTCCAGACCCTGCTCACCGACTCGCCCTGGTGGCTCGTCGGCGCGGTCCTGGTCGGTGTCGGCGCGGTGCTCGGCGGCTGGCGGTCCGGGGTCACCACGGCCGTCTGCGTCGGGCTGCTGGTCGCCACCGGGGTGTGGTCGGACAGCATGACGACCCTGGCGTCCACGCTCGTCGCCACGGTGATGACGATGCTGCTGGCCGTCGTCGTCGGTGTCTGGATGGGGCGCAGCACGCTCGCCGACCGGCTGATCCGGCCCACCCTGGACGCGGCGCAGGTCATGCCGCCGTTCGTCTACCTCGTACCGTTCCTGGCGCTGTTCGGCGCGACCCGCTTCACCGCGATCGTCGCCGCCATCGTCTACGCGGCGCCCGTCGCCATGAAGATCATCGCGGACGGGATACGGAACGTGCCCGCGACCACCGTGGAAGCGGCCACCTCCGCCGGGTGCAACACCTGGCAGATCATCACCAAGGTCCAGCTGCCGATGGCACGCGGAGCCCTGAGCCTGGCCACCAACCAGGGTCTGATCTACGTGCTGTCGATGGTTGTTGTGGGCGGCCTGGTAGGCGCGGGCGCCCTCGGCTACGACGTCGTGGCCGGCTTCTCGCAGGGGCAGCTGTACGGGAAGGGGCTGGCGGCGGGGCTGGCCATCGTCCTTCTCGGAGTCATGTTCGACCGGATCACTCAGGCAGCGGCGCGGCGTACCAGCGCGTAA
- a CDS encoding quaternary amine ABC transporter ATP-binding protein codes for MTPVQTEVPQRRGTPQDSDGTPVISVRGLWKVFGPKAERVPESEELCGLTRRELMDRTGCTAAVRDIDFDVAPGEVFVVMGLSGSGKSTLVRCLTRLIEPTAGEIVFEGENIRDADDKRLRELRRQKFSMVFQHFGLLPHRRVVDNVAFGLEIRGMGRAERMKRALEVVELVGLSGYENSYPDQLSGGMQQRVGLARALAGDPEVLLFDEPFSALDPLIRRDMQNEVIRLHHEVGKTMVFITHDLSEALKLGDRILIMRDGKMVQCGTGDELVGAPADDYVREFVKDVPRADVLTLRWIMRPAVDGDALDGPELGPDVVVREATRAVLAAEKPVKVVENGKLLGIVGDEEILAVVAGQEPEGGDVR; via the coding sequence GTGACCCCAGTACAGACCGAGGTGCCGCAGCGGCGCGGCACGCCCCAGGACTCGGACGGCACGCCGGTCATCTCCGTGCGCGGCCTGTGGAAGGTGTTCGGGCCGAAGGCGGAGCGGGTCCCGGAGTCGGAGGAGCTGTGCGGGCTCACCCGGCGCGAGCTGATGGACCGTACGGGATGCACCGCAGCCGTACGCGACATCGACTTCGACGTGGCGCCCGGCGAGGTGTTCGTGGTCATGGGTCTGTCGGGTTCCGGCAAGTCGACCCTGGTGCGATGTCTCACCCGGCTGATCGAACCCACCGCCGGTGAGATCGTCTTCGAGGGCGAGAACATCCGCGACGCCGACGACAAGCGGCTGCGCGAGCTGCGCCGCCAGAAGTTCTCCATGGTCTTCCAGCACTTCGGGCTGCTGCCGCACCGGCGGGTCGTCGACAACGTCGCCTTCGGCCTCGAGATACGCGGGATGGGCCGGGCCGAGCGCATGAAGCGGGCCCTGGAGGTCGTCGAGCTCGTCGGCCTCTCCGGGTACGAGAACTCCTACCCCGACCAGCTCTCCGGCGGTATGCAGCAACGCGTGGGCCTGGCAAGGGCGTTGGCGGGCGACCCCGAGGTCCTCCTCTTCGACGAGCCCTTCTCCGCGCTCGACCCGCTGATCCGCCGCGACATGCAGAACGAGGTCATCCGGCTGCACCACGAGGTCGGCAAGACCATGGTCTTCATCACCCACGACCTCTCCGAGGCGCTCAAACTGGGCGACCGCATCCTCATCATGCGCGACGGCAAGATGGTCCAGTGCGGGACGGGCGACGAGCTGGTGGGCGCTCCCGCCGACGACTACGTACGCGAGTTCGTGAAGGACGTGCCGCGCGCCGACGTCCTCACCCTGCGCTGGATCATGCGCCCGGCGGTGGACGGCGACGCCCTCGACGGCCCCGAGCTGGGCCCGGACGTCGTCGTACGGGAAGCCACCCGGGCCGTCCTGGCCGCCGAGAAGCCGGTCAAGGTCGTCGAGAACGGCAAGCTGCTCGGCATCGTCGGCGACGAGGAGATCCTCGCGGTGGTCGCCGGGCAGGAACCGGAAGGCGGCGACGTGCGATGA
- a CDS encoding aldehyde dehydrogenase family protein: MADLYVDGEWREPVAGGRREIRCPADGRLAATASEGTRPDAEAAIAAARRAFDTGPWPRTPERERGQLLLRTAELIERDAKEFARAESLDTGKRLVESEYDIADVVSCFRHYGGIGGTDAGRVIDTGRDDAVSRVVYEPVGVCGLITPWNYPLLQASWKVAPALLAGNTIVLKPSELTPSTSILLMRALAEAGLPAGAANLVLGAGPEVGAPLSEDPAVDMVSFTGGLETGKRVMATAAAGVKKVALELGGKNPNVVFADADFETAVDFALTAVFLHSGQVCSAGARLIVEDSIHDRFVDEVVRRARQIRLGGPFDPEAETGALISAQHLAKVEAYVAAGLAEGAVLRCGGQRPDDPALADGHYYPPTVLDECTQDMRVVHEESFGPVLTVERFSGDEDDAVRIANDTEYGLAGAVWTQDAGKAQRVARRLRHGTVWINDYHPYVPQAEWGGFGHSGVGRELGPSGLDEYREPKHIWQNIQPRPQHWFRG; the protein is encoded by the coding sequence GTGGCAGACCTGTATGTGGACGGTGAATGGCGGGAGCCGGTGGCCGGTGGCCGCCGCGAAATACGATGTCCCGCTGACGGCAGACTCGCCGCGACCGCCTCGGAGGGGACCCGTCCCGACGCCGAGGCCGCGATCGCCGCAGCCCGCCGCGCCTTCGACACAGGACCCTGGCCGCGTACCCCCGAACGGGAGCGCGGCCAACTGCTGCTGCGCACCGCGGAGCTCATCGAGCGCGACGCCAAGGAGTTCGCCCGCGCCGAGTCGCTGGACACCGGCAAGCGGCTGGTGGAGAGCGAGTACGACATCGCCGACGTCGTCTCCTGCTTCCGCCACTACGGCGGGATCGGGGGTACGGATGCCGGCCGGGTGATCGACACCGGCCGCGACGACGCCGTCAGCCGGGTGGTCTACGAGCCCGTCGGTGTCTGCGGGCTCATCACTCCCTGGAACTACCCCCTCCTGCAAGCCAGTTGGAAGGTCGCCCCGGCCCTTCTCGCCGGCAACACGATCGTTCTCAAGCCGAGCGAACTCACTCCCTCCACCTCGATCCTGCTGATGCGGGCGCTGGCGGAGGCCGGGCTGCCCGCCGGCGCCGCCAACCTCGTGCTGGGGGCCGGGCCCGAGGTCGGGGCGCCGCTCTCCGAGGACCCCGCCGTCGACATGGTCTCCTTCACCGGGGGACTGGAGACCGGCAAGCGCGTCATGGCCACCGCCGCCGCGGGCGTGAAGAAGGTGGCCCTGGAACTCGGCGGCAAGAACCCCAACGTCGTGTTCGCCGACGCCGACTTCGAGACGGCCGTCGACTTCGCCCTCACCGCCGTCTTCCTGCACTCCGGGCAGGTCTGCTCCGCCGGTGCGCGGCTCATTGTCGAGGACTCGATCCACGACCGGTTCGTCGACGAGGTCGTGCGGCGGGCCCGGCAGATCCGGCTCGGCGGGCCCTTCGACCCCGAGGCCGAGACCGGCGCGCTGATCTCCGCGCAGCACCTGGCGAAGGTCGAGGCGTACGTCGCGGCCGGGCTGGCTGAAGGTGCCGTACTGCGCTGCGGTGGTCAGCGGCCGGACGATCCCGCGCTCGCCGACGGCCACTACTACCCCCCGACCGTCCTCGACGAGTGCACCCAGGACATGCGGGTGGTGCACGAGGAGTCCTTCGGGCCCGTGCTCACCGTGGAGCGCTTCAGCGGTGACGAGGACGATGCCGTACGCATCGCCAACGACACCGAGTACGGACTCGCCGGGGCCGTCTGGACGCAGGATGCCGGGAAGGCCCAGCGGGTCGCCCGGCGGCTGCGCCACGGCACCGTGTGGATCAACGACTACCACCCCTATGTGCCGCAGGCGGAATGGGGTGGTTTCGGGCACTCGGGTGTGGGCCGGGAGCTGGGACCGAGCGGCCTGGACGAGTACCGAGAGCCCAAGCACATCTGGCAGAACATCCAACCCCGGCCGCAGCACTGGTTCCGCGGCTGA
- the purU gene encoding formyltetrahydrofolate deformylase, whose translation MSPKFPRPVPGSEYVLTLSCPDSSGLVHAVSGFLVRNSGNILESQQFDDRLQGRFFMRVHFDVSDPNADLENLRYRFGPVAEAYGISWTLRDASTPTRTLIMVSKFGHCLNDLLFRRRTGGLNIEIPAIVSNHRDFEGLAESYGIPFHHIPVTRDTKPEAEARLLELVRELDIDLVVLARYMQVLSDDLCKELEGRAINIHHSFLPSFKGARPYDQAYDRGVKLVGATAHYVTSDLDEGQIIEQDVVRVDHSLDPGELVTVGRDVEAQVLAHAVKWHSESRVMVEGSRTVVFR comes from the coding sequence GTGTCCCCTAAGTTTCCTCGACCGGTACCTGGCAGTGAGTACGTCCTCACCCTCTCGTGCCCCGACAGCTCGGGGCTGGTCCACGCCGTGAGCGGCTTTCTCGTCCGGAACTCGGGAAACATCCTGGAGAGCCAGCAGTTCGATGATCGACTCCAGGGCCGATTCTTCATGAGGGTCCACTTCGATGTTTCCGACCCGAACGCGGACCTGGAAAACCTGCGTTACCGATTCGGCCCCGTCGCCGAGGCCTACGGCATCTCCTGGACCCTGCGGGACGCGTCGACGCCGACCCGCACCCTGATCATGGTGTCCAAGTTCGGCCACTGCCTGAACGACCTCCTCTTCCGCCGTCGCACGGGTGGCCTGAACATCGAGATCCCGGCGATCGTCTCCAACCACCGCGACTTCGAGGGTCTGGCGGAGAGCTACGGCATCCCCTTCCACCACATCCCGGTGACCCGGGACACCAAGCCGGAGGCGGAGGCCCGACTGCTGGAGCTGGTGCGGGAGTTGGACATCGACCTGGTGGTGCTGGCCCGCTACATGCAGGTCCTCTCCGACGACCTGTGCAAGGAGCTGGAGGGTCGGGCCATCAACATCCACCACTCCTTCCTGCCCAGCTTCAAGGGCGCCCGTCCCTACGACCAGGCGTACGACCGCGGGGTCAAGCTCGTGGGCGCGACGGCGCACTATGTGACGTCCGACCTGGACGAGGGCCAGATCATCGAGCAGGACGTGGTCCGGGTGGACCACTCGCTCGACCCCGGCGAGCTGGTGACGGTGGGCCGGGACGTGGAGGCGCAGGTGCTGGCACACGCGGTGAAGTGGCACAGCGAGAGCAGGGTGATGGTGGAGGGGAGCCGGACAGTGGTGTTCCGGTGA
- a CDS encoding TerD family protein — MITLTKEDGPADLDGVTHLSIGASWDPTSGASGGVMGKLRRKTGTDLDLIAIAMHDGDPVRLAGLDSLDPIGNGSLLHSGDNQTGHGDGDDETVTVEFAKIPPHITSIVFIAAAYKKGSSFQKARNISFKVYDASGGSTQQVADIWPSMLTTDNGCAVAKAVRSGATWKLEVINTTGKIKQGDELALMRFAASK; from the coding sequence ATGATTACGCTTACGAAGGAAGACGGCCCGGCGGACCTGGACGGGGTTACCCATCTGTCCATCGGGGCCTCCTGGGACCCCACCTCCGGCGCGAGCGGCGGAGTGATGGGCAAGCTTCGCCGCAAGACCGGCACCGACCTCGACCTGATCGCCATCGCCATGCACGACGGCGACCCGGTGCGTCTGGCGGGTCTCGACTCGCTCGACCCCATCGGCAACGGCTCCCTGCTCCACAGCGGGGACAACCAGACGGGGCACGGGGACGGCGACGACGAGACCGTCACGGTCGAGTTCGCGAAGATCCCGCCCCACATCACCTCGATCGTGTTCATCGCCGCCGCCTACAAGAAGGGCAGTTCCTTCCAGAAGGCGCGCAACATCAGTTTCAAGGTGTACGACGCGAGTGGCGGCAGCACCCAGCAGGTCGCCGACATCTGGCCCAGCATGCTCACCACGGACAACGGCTGCGCCGTCGCCAAGGCAGTGCGGTCCGGTGCCACCTGGAAGCTAGAGGTGATCAACACGACGGGCAAGATCAAGCAGGGCGACGAACTCGCCCTGATGCGCTTCGCCGCGAGCAAGTAG